gtttggtacacatccggtggatagagagctgtttattatgttcaacataggagggccaagcacatgaagcagctctttcagtagtttagttggaataggatccagtatgcagcttgaaggtttagaggccatgattattttcatcattgtgtcaagagatatagtactaaaacacttgagtgtctctcttgatcctaggtcttggcagagttgtgcagactcaggacagctaagccctggaggaatacgcagatttaaagaggagtccgcaAATTGCTTGCtaatgatcttttcctcaaagaagttcatgaatttattactgctgaagtgaaagccatcctcacttcgggaatgctgctttttagtttgctttgtgacagtatcaaaaataactactgttgaccagggctctgTGTGGGAATAGTGTGCCGTTTGAGACTGTAGCCCATGACTTCCTGTCTGGTCTGTAGTTGAatgttatttttttctctcctcaGGGATCTGAAGGGTTTTGTGGACCCCATCAGAACCATCACTCTGGCCCACCTGAAGCAGGAGCAGGACCGCAGCAGAACCCCGACCGGGAAGGACAGTCACCTGCACCAACTCTACCTGGAGGCCCATAATAAACAACAGCAGCAGAGGATGgtccagcagcagcaggaggaagCAGGGCAGAGGGACCGGGCCACTAAGTATAAGGAGGAGAACAGACGGATCCTCCAGGAGAGCATCGAGGTGGCCCCCTTCACCGCTAAGATCCGCTCCAGTGATACCGACAGGGAGCCTAATCCCTACCCCCGGATCCCCTCGCTCCCCTCCCTGCCCCACCCCTACCCCCGGATCCCCTCGCTCCCCCACCCCCAGCGCCTCCATCAGGAGAAGGAAACGGAGCACCCTGCAGCAGACCTGTATCAGTTTAAACAGCAGGCCGCGTCCCAGCACAGTCTCCCCCCGAGTAACTACTTCACTACCCTGTCCAACAGTGTGGTCAACGAGCCGCCGCGTCTCTACCCCTCTAAAGAGTTCAACTCCTACTTTGAGAAGGTGAACAGGGAGCAGGACTCAGCAGcagtctctggtctctctctgggaggagggGCAGCGTTCAGCTCCAAGTCCAAACCCCCCCCTCTCATCAAACACCAGGCTGATGGGGAGGGTCTGCTAGGGAAGATATCAGAGCAGCTGAACCAGCAGGTAAGCCTATCCAACGTGCAGAGGTATCGTCTCAGTACCATAGTCAGCCCTGTTAGTCCagacctctccccttcctccagtCAGACCCAGAgtcagacccagacccagagtcagacccagacccagagtCAGACCCAGACCCACTGTCAGACCCAGAGTCAGACCCAGAGCCACTGTCAGACCCAGAGTCAGACCCAGAGCCACTGTCAGACCCAGAGTCAGACCCAGAGCCACTGTCAGACCCAGACTCAGACCCTGGCCCAGCTAAGGTGTATGCCAGCCCTGCACCGTGCCCCCGTGTTCCACCCTCCTATCCAGCAGACACTGGACAGGAAGGAGGCGGGCTACGGCCGTTTGTCTCCACCCACCCTGACCCCCATCCAGCCAGTCAGCTCGGCCGGTAAGGTGTCTGAGCAGCAGAAACCGCCCACCCTTCTGCCCGAGCTACGGGAGGTCAGCGCCGTGTGTAAGGGCGGGGCAGCGATGACCTCATCCGAGGTGTGGCGAGCCGGCGACTCTCAGGGCCACGACAAGCCGGGATGGCATTCTGAGAGGAGCCCCGGCAGGAAGCTTGGGGCCACCGCGGCGTCTGTTATCGTCCGTCCCTCTACGTGTATAAAGTACGACGGCTCGCCAGGCGCCAAGACCTCGGCCAAGGACTCTCTGACGGGGAGGATGTTCCCGGGCAGCAGGCCTCAGACAGTCTGTCTGAAACTGGCctatgagagagacagggagtctgGAGGGAAGGTGATCCTGCCAAACACTAACTTGGAGGAGGCTGCTTGCGTGCAGCAGTACAATAACAACTTTAGGAGAGTGTCCCAGTCTCAGGGAACCTTTCCAGTCTCTGTCTCGGCTGCTGCCAACTCTGTGTGCAATAGGAGTAGTGATGGGACTAGGGCAGTCTCCAACATGGCTCCCTACGGTGTGCTGAGTAGAAGACAAGAGAGAACTTACTGTGGGCCCAACACCTCCAGCGCTAGCAGGACAGAGAGCTCTGGCCCTCAGGGCAGGGCCTTCCACTCAGGGCCTGGGTTAGGGCCAAGGGCTGAGCTCCAGCAACAGGAGGGGGGCTCCTCCAAGACCTCATCCCCCAACCTGCACCCCAGCCTGGCCAGCAGCACCCAGGCCTCTCCCAACCCCAGCCAGTCCTACTATGGGAGCTTTGTCCATCTGAAGAAGCACAAGGCAGCGTTGGCAGCAGCCCAGCAGTCCAGAGGCCCTAGCAGCTCCAGCAGTCCAGAGGCCCTAGCAGCAGCAGCCCAGCAGTCCAGAGGTCCTAGCAGCAGCTCCAGTGGTAGTGGTCCTGAGAGCCTGATTGAGCCATCTAACAGTAAAGCTCTTCACatctcccctccacctccccttGCCTCGGCCTCAGCCCAGGACCACAGAACCACAGCAAGCCCAGGACCACATCAAGCAGGAGCTAGCCCCAGCCCTGGCCCCCTCCCCAATGGCCAGCCAGCCCAGATGAACCAGAGCCAATCTCAACCCAACTACCACAAGCTGAAGAAGGCCTGGCTCACCAGACACTCAGAGGAGGACAGGAACATAAACACTATGCTTAAAACAGAGGACGCTGATAAGTCTGTTACCACCACTGTGTCGAAGTCTGTTACTACCAGTGTGAGCCCCTCTGTGTCGAAGTCTGTTACCACCACTGTGAGCCCCTCTGTGTCGAAGTCCGTTACCACCACTGTGAGCCCCTCTGTGTCGAAGTCTGTTACCACCACTGTGAGCCCCTCTGTGTCGAAGTCTGTTACCACCACTGTGAGCCCCTCTGTGTCGAAGTCTGTTACCACCACTGTGAGCCCCTCTGTGTCGAAGTCTGTTACCACCACTGTGAGCCCCTCTGTGTCGAAGTCCGTTACCACCACTGTGAGCCCCTCTGTGTCGAAGTCCGTTACCACCACTGTGAGCCCCTCTGTGTCGAAGTCTGTTACCACCACTGTGAGCCCCTCTGTGTCGAAGTCTGTTACCACCACTGTGAGCCCCTCTGTGTCGAAGTTTGTTACCACCACTGTGAGCTGCTCTGTGTCGAAGGCCGTTACCACCACTGTGAGCCCCTCTGTGTCGAAGTCTGTTACCACCACTGTGAGCCCCTCTGTGTCGAAGTCCGTTACCACCACTGTGAGCCCCTCTGTGTCTGA
This window of the Salvelinus namaycush isolate Seneca unplaced genomic scaffold, SaNama_1.0 Scaffold3830, whole genome shotgun sequence genome carries:
- the LOC120040822 gene encoding probable JmjC domain-containing histone demethylation protein 2C isoform X1 yields the protein MLFFSLLRDLKGFVDPIRTITLAHLKQEQDRSRTPTGKDSHLHQLYLEAHNKQQQQRMVQQQQEEAGQRDRATKYKEENRRILQESIEVAPFTAKIRSSDTDREPNPYPRIPSLPSLPHPYPRIPSLPHPQRLHQEKETEHPAADLYQFKQQAASQHSLPPSNYFTTLSNSVVNEPPRLYPSKEFNSYFEKVNREQDSAAVSGLSLGGGAAFSSKSKPPPLIKHQADGEGLLGKISEQLNQQVSLSNVQRYRLSTIVSPVSPDLSPSSSQTQSQTQTQSQTQTQSQTQTHCQTQSQTQSHCQTQSQTQSHCQTQSQTQSHCQTQTQTLAQLRCMPALHRAPVFHPPIQQTLDRKEAGYGRLSPPTLTPIQPVSSAGKVSEQQKPPTLLPELREVSAVCKGGAAMTSSEVWRAGDSQGHDKPGWHSERSPGRKLGATAASVIVRPSTCIKYDGSPGAKTSAKDSLTGRMFPGSRPQTVCLKLAYERDRESGGKVILPNTNLEEAACVQQYNNNFRRVSQSQGTFPVSVSAAANSVCNRSSDGTRAVSNMAPYGVLSRRQERTYCGPNTSSASRTESSGPQGRAFHSGPGLGPRAELQQQEGGSSKTSSPNLHPSLASSTQASPNPSQSYYGSFVHLKKHKAALAAAQQSRGPSSSSSPEALAAAAQQSRGPSSSSSGSGPESLIEPSNSKALHISPPPPLASASAQDHRTTASPGPHQAGASPSPGPLPNGQPAQMNQSQSQPNYHKLKKAWLTRHSEEDRNINTMLKTEDADKSVTTTVSKSVTTSVSPSVSKSVTTTVSPSVSKSVTTTVSPSVSKSVTTTVSPSVSKSVTTTVSPSVSKSVTTTVSPSVSKSVTTTVSPSVSKSVTTTVSPSVSKSVTTTVSPSVSKSVTTTVSPSVSKSVTTTVSPSVSKFVTTTVSCSVSKAVTTTVSPSVSKSVTTTVSPSVSKSVTTTVSPSVSEMEMIKPCTVTLIASTSSDVEMKIEEVKGQEDKMAAEDRNTRRGSKRVYDHDSASESGEDSDASESSKQEQRAKRQPKPTYKKKQNDMRRRKGEGEKDEELKPNGIFRSAKEKTKLKLSSNNGIPRSVLKDWRKVKKLKQTGESFLQDDSCSEIGPNLQKCRECRVVRSKKGEQPAHSPVFCRFYYFRR
- the LOC120040822 gene encoding probable JmjC domain-containing histone demethylation protein 2C isoform X2, which translates into the protein MLFFSLLRDLKGFVDPIRTITLAHLKQEQDRSRTPTGKDSHLHQLYLEAHNKQQQQRMVQQQQEEAGQRDRATKYKEENRRILQESIEVAPFTAKIRSSDTDREPNPYPRIPSLPSLPHPYPRIPSLPHPQRLHQEKETEHPAADLYQFKQQAASQHSLPPSNYFTTLSNSVVNEPPRLYPSKEFNSYFEKVNREQDSAAVSGLSLGGGAAFSSKSKPPPLIKHQADGEGLLGKISEQLNQQVSLSNVQRYRLSTIVSPVSPDLSPSSSQTQSQTQTQSQTQTQSQTQTHCQTQSQTQSHCQTQSQTQSHCQTQSQTQSHCQTQTQTLAQLRCMPALHRAPVFHPPIQQTLDRKEAGYGRLSPPTLTPIQPVSSAGKVSEQQKPPTLLPELREVSAVCKGGAAMTSSEVWRAGDSQGHDKPGWHSERSPGRKLGATAASVIVRPSTCIKYDGSPGAKTSAKDSLTGRMFPGSRPQTVCLKLAYERDRESGGKVILPNTNLEEAACVQQYNNNFRRVSQSQGTFPVSVSAAANSVCNRSSDGTRAVSNMAPYGVLSRRQERTYCGPNTSSASRTESSGPQGRAFHSGPGLGPRAELQQQEGGSSKTSSPNLHPSLASSTQASPNPSQSYYGSFVHLKKHKAALAAAQQSRGPSSSSSPEALAAAAQQSRGPSSSSSGSGPESLIEPSNSKALHISPPPPLASASAQDHRTTASPGPHQAGASPSPGPLPNGQPAQMNQSQSQPNYHKLKKAWLTRHSEEDRNINTMLKTEDADKSVTTTVSKSVTTSVSPSVSKSVTTTVSPSVSKSVTTTVSPSVSKSVTTTVSPSVSKSVTTTVSPSVSKSVTTTVSPSVSKSVTTTVSPSVSKSVTTTVSPSVSKSVTTTVSPSVSKSVTTTVSPSVSKSVTTTVSPSVSKFVTTTVSCSVSKAVTTTVSPSVSKSVTTTVSPSVSKSVTTTVSPSVSEMEMIKPCTVTLIASTSSDVEMKIEEVKGQEDKMAAEDRNTRRGSKRVYDHDSASESGEDSDASESSKQEQRAKRQPKPTYKKKQNDMRRRKGEGEKDEELKPNGIFRSAKEKTKLKLSSNNGIPRSVLKD